One Pseudomonadota bacterium DNA segment encodes these proteins:
- a CDS encoding response regulator → MPTKMHEPEPPSERNETILVVDDEIDFLEGVRKTMTASGFSDVLMAVDIETSLRLVEAYAPVLALVDLDLGKKERSGIALIQQLLKLQGGPIPVVLSGDRTFEQFFRAARAGAVDFLVKGPYVDVPGEVARILDGDRGATRGRVLPEMISDLGYLRSFGLTAKEIALLMEFTKGFPSLSELSMRLEQQPVQTRKTFSRIYDKLHITDLHQLIRTLTVCELFGAES, encoded by the coding sequence ATGCCGACGAAAATGCACGAACCAGAGCCGCCTTCGGAGAGAAACGAGACGATCCTGGTCGTCGACGACGAGATCGATTTCCTTGAAGGTGTACGCAAGACGATGACGGCTTCCGGCTTCTCGGACGTCCTCATGGCGGTCGACATCGAGACCTCCCTTCGGCTCGTGGAGGCGTACGCCCCGGTCCTCGCGCTCGTGGATCTCGATCTCGGTAAGAAGGAGCGGAGCGGCATCGCGCTCATCCAGCAGCTCCTCAAGCTGCAGGGCGGCCCGATCCCGGTCGTGCTGTCCGGCGACCGCACGTTCGAGCAGTTCTTCCGCGCTGCGCGCGCGGGCGCGGTGGATTTCCTGGTGAAGGGTCCCTACGTCGACGTCCCGGGAGAGGTCGCGCGGATCCTCGACGGCGATCGAGGCGCTACGCGAGGGCGGGTGCTCCCCGAGATGATCTCCGACCTCGGATACCTCCGCTCCTTCGGTCTCACGGCCAAGGAGATCGCGCTGCTCATGGAGTTTACGAAAGGCTTCCCCAGCCTGAGCGAGCTCTCGATGCGCCTCGAACAACAGCCGGTGCAGACACGCAAGACTTTTTCCAGGATCTACGACAAGCTCCACATCACGGATTTGCACCAGCTCATCCGCACGCTCACCGTCTGCGAGCTGTTCGGCGCCGAGAGCTGA
- a CDS encoding response regulator: protein MTSRDKTILLVDDEEEFLLNTWHAFDLAGFQEVFIATEVDKAEKLVAEHRPKMVLIDLNLGAAQKSGFSLITKIAKEHGPALPVVLSGDRSQPQQFRAARCGAIDYLVKGPSLDVPREAGRIFDGERGAIPGRPAPRIDSDLNYLRFLGLTAQEVSAVVELVRRDDTQAQITKALARICVKLGVENVPHLIRALEVCEIYREERRLGLGIPSR, encoded by the coding sequence ATGACGTCGCGCGATAAGACGATTCTTCTCGTCGATGATGAGGAGGAGTTCCTCCTCAACACCTGGCACGCGTTCGATCTCGCCGGGTTCCAGGAGGTGTTCATCGCCACCGAGGTGGACAAGGCGGAGAAGCTCGTCGCGGAGCATCGCCCGAAGATGGTGCTCATCGACCTGAACCTCGGCGCCGCCCAGAAGAGCGGCTTCTCCCTCATCACGAAGATTGCGAAGGAGCACGGGCCGGCCCTCCCGGTGGTGCTCTCCGGCGACAGGTCGCAGCCGCAGCAGTTCCGCGCGGCGCGATGTGGCGCAATCGACTATCTCGTCAAGGGCCCGAGCCTCGACGTCCCGCGGGAAGCCGGCCGGATCTTCGACGGCGAGCGAGGCGCGATCCCGGGGCGACCGGCGCCCCGCATCGATTCCGATCTCAACTACCTTCGATTCCTCGGGCTCACCGCGCAGGAAGTATCGGCGGTGGTGGAGCTCGTTCGACGCGACGACACGCAGGCGCAGATCACGAAAGCGCTCGCCCGGATCTGCGTGAAGCTCGGAGTGGAGAATGTCCCCCACCTCATCCGCGCGCTCGAGGTCTGCGAGATCTACCGGGAGGAGCGCAGGCTCGGCCTCGGGATCCCCTCCCGATAG
- a CDS encoding zinc ribbon domain-containing protein, protein MSEPNESRAASVCQSCGGVMTNFYEHGTDRSGQRVAEYCRACFRDGVFTEPDVTISQMAQRRTSPPKAPYDPVREDAYAQVLISLAGLDRWKMPDRKVDSNAITRPHAQLCIDGSDQ, encoded by the coding sequence ATGTCGGAACCAAACGAGAGCCGCGCAGCCAGCGTATGCCAAAGCTGCGGCGGGGTGATGACGAACTTCTACGAGCACGGGACGGACCGATCCGGACAACGCGTCGCGGAGTACTGCCGGGCGTGCTTCCGAGACGGCGTGTTCACGGAGCCGGACGTCACGATCTCCCAGATGGCACAACGGCGCACTTCCCCGCCTAAGGCGCCGTACGATCCGGTGCGCGAAGATGCTTACGCCCAAGTGCTCATTTCGCTCGCCGGGCTCGACAGGTGGAAGATGCCCGACCGTAAAGTGGACTCGAATGCGATCACCAGACCTCATGCCCAACTGTGCATCGACGGATCTGATCAATGA
- a CDS encoding response regulator, translating to MYASEGRYRRLFEAAKDGILILDADSGRIVDVNPFLMELTGYSHEEFLGKHLWETGPFKDVAASMGSFSRLQTEEHVRFEDLPLRARDGRKIAVDFISNIYRADDESVIQCNVRDITARKHAEARHSELEAQLLGAQKMEAIGRLAGGVAHDFNNLLSVIISYAEFAIDQLRESDPVRSDLVEIHKAGQRAAALTRQLLAFGRKQMLAPEVLSLNDVVTDIESMLSRLLGEDVDVVTHLAEDLGNVTADRGQIEQVIMNLAVNSRDAMPEGGKLTIETANVELDESYAARHVAVVPGRYVLLSVSDTGCGMDAETQSRIFEPFFTTKERGKGTGIGLSTAYGIVKQSGGNTCVYSEPGQGTAFKVYLPRVSAPVVEAAPKPVSEAPRGSETVLVVEDEDAVRRLTERILRAAGYRVLAASNGGEALLLCEKHGDAIDLLLTDVVMPQMGGRELFARLATISPGLRVLFTSGYTDDTIVHHGLLAPGTRFIGKPFNAAALARKVREVLDET from the coding sequence TTGTACGCTTCGGAAGGCCGATACCGCCGCCTGTTCGAAGCCGCCAAGGACGGTATTCTGATACTTGATGCGGATAGTGGAAGGATCGTTGACGTCAATCCTTTCCTGATGGAGTTGACGGGCTATTCGCACGAGGAGTTCCTCGGCAAGCACCTTTGGGAGACCGGCCCATTCAAGGACGTTGCCGCCTCCATGGGCTCGTTCTCCCGACTGCAGACCGAGGAGCACGTTCGCTTTGAGGATCTTCCGCTGAGGGCCCGCGACGGACGGAAGATCGCCGTCGATTTCATCAGCAACATCTACCGCGCCGATGACGAGAGCGTGATCCAGTGCAACGTCCGCGACATCACGGCGCGCAAGCACGCGGAGGCGAGGCATTCCGAACTCGAGGCGCAACTCTTGGGCGCCCAGAAGATGGAGGCAATCGGCCGCCTCGCGGGCGGCGTGGCGCACGACTTCAACAACCTGCTCAGCGTCATCATCAGCTACGCCGAGTTCGCGATCGACCAGCTGCGCGAGTCCGACCCCGTGAGATCGGATCTCGTGGAGATCCACAAGGCGGGGCAACGGGCTGCGGCGTTGACGAGGCAGCTCCTGGCTTTCGGCCGCAAACAGATGCTGGCGCCCGAGGTGCTGAGCCTCAACGACGTGGTCACCGACATCGAGAGCATGCTCTCGCGGCTTCTCGGCGAGGATGTCGATGTCGTGACACACCTCGCAGAGGATCTCGGCAACGTCACCGCGGATCGCGGTCAGATCGAGCAGGTCATCATGAACCTGGCGGTCAACTCGCGCGACGCCATGCCCGAAGGCGGCAAGTTGACCATCGAGACCGCCAACGTCGAGCTGGACGAGAGCTACGCGGCGCGCCACGTCGCCGTCGTACCCGGGCGGTACGTCCTGTTGTCGGTGTCCGACACGGGGTGCGGCATGGACGCCGAGACGCAGAGCCGCATCTTCGAGCCGTTCTTCACGACGAAGGAGAGGGGCAAGGGCACGGGGATCGGCCTCTCCACCGCCTACGGCATCGTCAAGCAGAGCGGCGGCAACACCTGCGTCTACAGCGAGCCTGGACAGGGCACGGCCTTCAAGGTCTACCTGCCGCGCGTGAGCGCTCCCGTGGTCGAGGCGGCACCTAAACCGGTGTCCGAGGCGCCCAGGGGAAGCGAGACGGTGCTCGTCGTCGAGGACGAGGACGCGGTGCGCAGGCTGACGGAGCGCATCTTGCGGGCAGCAGGGTACAGGGTGCTCGCCGCGTCGAACGGAGGCGAAGCCTTGCTGTTGTGCGAGAAGCACGGGGACGCGATCGACCTCCTCCTGACCGACGTGGTGATGCCACAGATGGGCGGGCGAGAGCTGTTTGCGCGATTAGCGACGATCTCCCCTGGGCTCCGGGTTCTCTTCACCTCGGGCTACACGGACGACACCATCGTTCACCACGGCCTGCTTGCCCCAGGCACCCGTTTCATCGGCAAGCCGTTCAACGCGGCCGCTCTGGCCCGCAAGGTGCGGGAAGTGCTCGACGAAACGTGA
- a CDS encoding response regulator, with the protein MENAPKGRVLIVEDETALRHAYARMLEDRGFSVKQAGDGEQAIEALATRAYDVILSDIAMPEMDGIQLLRELRHRDLDVPVILITGYPTVTAAVEAVEFGALQFLVKPIDAKVLVDAVGTAATRRRIAMLKREAADVTSDRGRPGDG; encoded by the coding sequence ATGGAAAACGCACCCAAGGGCCGCGTCCTCATTGTAGAGGACGAGACGGCGCTTCGGCATGCCTATGCTCGGATGCTCGAGGACAGGGGATTTTCGGTGAAGCAAGCCGGAGATGGCGAACAGGCAATCGAAGCGCTCGCCACTCGAGCATATGACGTTATTCTGTCCGACATCGCCATGCCTGAAATGGACGGCATCCAACTCCTGCGCGAGTTGCGGCATCGCGATCTCGACGTGCCGGTGATCCTGATCACGGGGTATCCGACCGTGACGGCCGCGGTCGAGGCGGTCGAGTTCGGCGCCCTGCAGTTCCTCGTCAAGCCCATCGACGCCAAGGTACTGGTCGACGCCGTCGGAACGGCGGCCACGCGCAGGCGCATCGCGATGCTCAAGCGTGAGGCGGCCGACGTGACCTCGGACCGCGGGCGTCCCGGGGACGGCTGA
- a CDS encoding winged helix-turn-helix domain-containing protein, with translation MLEIRARAWIVVIRTRVSDHVSLGRGEGDGRTTPQKDRIELGNATLDRGRRTLWLDGEEIRLSTVEFAALALLAVEPGRPVTRDELSLCLYGHEWNGRDRGIDVCIGRLRRKLRERIGARLQLRSARGIGYYLIDLP, from the coding sequence GTGTTAGAGATTCGCGCCAGAGCATGGATCGTTGTCATACGAACCCGTGTCAGCGACCACGTCTCTCTTGGGCGCGGAGAAGGAGACGGGCGGACGACTCCTCAGAAGGACAGGATCGAGCTGGGGAACGCGACTCTCGACCGGGGGCGGCGCACGCTCTGGCTGGACGGCGAGGAGATCCGTCTCTCGACCGTTGAGTTCGCCGCGCTCGCGCTGCTGGCCGTTGAGCCGGGACGCCCGGTGACCCGTGACGAGCTCTCCCTGTGCCTCTACGGGCACGAGTGGAACGGCCGTGATCGGGGGATCGACGTCTGCATCGGGCGGCTTCGCAGGAAGCTGCGCGAGAGGATCGGGGCGCGCCTGCAGCTCAGGTCCGCGCGCGGGATCGGCTACTACCTGATCGACCTCCCCTGA
- a CDS encoding DUF1566 domain-containing protein encodes MLACGENAGGDGDADASSDTDADTDNDSDSDSDSDTDIDTDTDTDTDSDTDIDTDTDTDTDTDTDTDSDTDTDTDADTDTDTDIDTDSDTDTDTDADADVCSASGNWYDPATGLCWQSPPSDGTFPWDDAVAHCDGLSSGGFDDWRLPFIQELISLMRGCVDGTETGDLSTSACVVADPGCLDLACLDSGCEYCDVFEGPDDDPSGCYWDPAVGGECSWYWSSSTVTGYFSFSWLVSFNTGSVSSGGNTNAGNVRCVRGGP; translated from the coding sequence ATGCTGGCTTGTGGAGAAAACGCTGGCGGTGACGGTGACGCCGACGCGTCCTCCGATACCGATGCGGACACCGACAATGACTCGGACTCGGACTCGGACAGCGATACAGATATCGACACGGATACCGACACCGACACCGATTCGGATACGGATATTGACACCGACACGGACACTGACACGGATACAGACACAGATACCGATTCGGATACAGACACCGACACGGACGCGGACACGGACACGGACACCGACATCGATACCGATTCGGACACTGACACCGACACCGACGCCGACGCCGACGTTTGCTCGGCGAGCGGCAACTGGTACGACCCTGCGACCGGGCTATGCTGGCAGAGCCCACCGTCGGACGGCACGTTCCCATGGGATGACGCGGTGGCCCACTGCGACGGTCTGTCCTCGGGAGGCTTCGACGACTGGCGCCTACCATTCATACAGGAGCTGATATCGCTCATGCGGGGCTGCGTGGACGGCACCGAAACAGGCGATCTGAGCACCAGCGCCTGCGTGGTGGCGGACCCCGGGTGCCTCGACCTAGCGTGCCTCGACTCGGGCTGCGAATATTGCGATGTTTTCGAAGGGCCGGATGACGATCCCTCGGGCTGCTACTGGGATCCGGCAGTGGGGGGTGAGTGCAGCTGGTACTGGTCGTCGTCGACCGTTACCGGATATTTTTCATTCTCGTGGCTCGTGAGCTTCAACACCGGCAGCGTGAGTAGCGGCGGCAATACTAACGCGGGCAATGTTCGTTGTGTTCGTGGCGGACCTTGA